Part of the Caulobacter sp. SL161 genome is shown below.
GCTGGCCCACTATCGCGAGTTCTCCGACCTCGTGCGCTCGCGCGTGACCTTGACTCAGAAGGCCGAGGAGGCCCGCCGTCTCAGTGACGAGAACGACCGCCTCGCCAACCTCGACAGCCTGACCGACCTGCCCAATCGCCGCCGCTACTTCGCCGAGCTGGACGCGCGCGTCGAGGCCGCCCGCCAGAGCGGCCAGGGCTTCGTGGCCGGGGTCATCGACCTGGACGACTTCAAACCGATCAACGACGCCTTCGGCCACGCCACCGGCGATCGCCTGCTGATCGAGGTCGGCCGCCGCCTGCGGGCGTTCGAGGGCGCGCCGATCCTGGCCGCGCGCCTGGGCGGCGACGAGTTCGGCCTGATCATCGACGCGGCGCTGGAGCCGGACGCCCTGCGCGTGCTGGGCCGCGAGCTCTGCGCTTCGCTACAGGCCACCTACGACCTACGCGGCGTGCGCGCCCAGGTCGGCGCCTCGATCGGCTTCTGTCCGTTCCCGTCCGGCGCCGACACCAGCGAGCAGCTGTTCGAGCGCGCTGACTACGCGCTGTACCACGCCAAGCAGAACGGCAAGGGCGCGGCGGTGGTGTTCGACGAGCGCCACGAGGCCGCCATCCGCGACATGGCCGTGGTCGAGCAGGCTCTGCGAAGCGCCGATCTCGAGCAGGAGATGAGCGTCCACTTCCAGCCCCTGGTGGACATCGTCAGCCAGCGCACCATCGCCCTGGAGGCGTTGGCCCGCTGGACTAGCCCCGAGATCGGACCGATCCGTCCCGATGTCTTCATCGGCGCGGCCGAACGCTCGGGCCAGATCGTCGAGATCACCCGCCTGCTGGTCGCCAAGGCGCTGCGCGAGATGCGCGCCTGGCCGATGGACGTGCGGGTGTCGATCAACCTGTCGGCCCGCGACATCGCCTCGATGGAGAACGTCCGCCGACTGCTGGCGATCGTGTCGGAGAGCTGCATCGCGCCCCACCGCATCGATTTCGAGATCACCGAGACGGCCATCGTCTGCGACTTCGATCAGGCCCGCGACGCCCTGGCGGCCTTCCATGAGCTGGGCGTGCGCACGGCCCTGGATGACTTCGGCACCGGTCACTCAAGCCTCAGCCACCTGCGCCTGCTGCCGCTGGACAAGCTGAAGATCGACGCCAGCTTCGTCTCGGACATCGAGCACAATCCCACCAGCGAGGACATCGTCCGCACGGTGCTGCAACTGGGCCGCAACCTGCGCATGGAGTGCGTGGTCGAGGGCGTCGAGACCGAGGCCCAGCGCGACCGGGTGGCCGCGCTCGGCGCCACGGTCATGCAGGGCTACCACTTCGCCCGGCCGATGCCCGCCGAGGCGGTGCCGGGCTATCTCAACGGCGAAGCCGTCTCGGCCGCGCGCCGTCGGCGTGGACGGGGCGCGGGTCCTGACGTCTGGGATGGGGACTTCTGCCGCGAGGCCGGCTGAGGCGCTCCACATCCAAGCGTTTCGGCTGAACTTGCGTTGAGCGGGGGCGCTGGTCCGGATGCAAATCCTCTTCCTTCGACAAGCTCAGGATGAGGATTTTGTGCGAGCCGAGGGTGACAGTCGTCCTCACCCTGAGCCTGTCGAAGGGCGAGGACGGCTCTCACGGCCGCCACCAACACTGGATGCCCTTTAGAGCCCGTTTGCCAGGTCCATCTGCCGGGTCGTGCCCGCGATGAAGCCGCCGCCCAGCACCCGGTCCGGATCGGCCGGATCATAGAGCACACAGGCCTGGCCCGGCGCGACGCCTTCCTCGGCGCCGTCGAAGACGACCGAAAGCGCGCCATCGATCATGGCCAGGCGGCCGGGAACCGGTTCGCGGGTCGAGCGCACCCGGGCCAGCACCCGCTGTCCGTCCTCGGCGGCGGCCTCCAGGCTGTCCTGAGCGCCCAGCCAGCTTCCTTCCTTCAAGGTCAGGGACGCGGTCAGCAGCGCCTCGCGCGGGCCGACGATGACCTGGCGCTTGTCGGCGTCGATCTTGACCACGAACAGCGGGTCGCCGACGGCGATGTTCAGGCCCCGGCGCTGGCCGATGGTGTAGCGGGTCACGCCCTCGTGGCGGCCCAGCACGCGGCCGTCCAGATGGACGACGTCGCCGGCCTCCGCGCCCTGCGGGCGGATGCGGTCGATGACGGTGGTGTACTTGCCCTCGGGCACGAAGCAGATGTCCTGGCTGTCGGGCTTGTCGGCGATCGACAGGCCAAGACCGGCGGCGACGGCGCGCACCGTCGGCTTGTCCATGCCGCCCAGCGGGAAGCGCAGGAAGTCCAGCTGCTCGCGCGTGGTGGCGAACAGGAAATAGCTCTGGTCCTTGGCCGGGTCGGCGGCGCGGCGAAGCTGCGGACGGTTGCCGCCGTTTCCGGGCATGGCGCGCTGGACATAGTGGCCGGTGGCCATGGCCTCTGCGCCCAGGTCGCGGGCCACGTCCAAGAGGTCGCGGAACTTGACCGTCTGGTTGCAGCGCACGCACGGGATCGGCGTCTCGCCGCGCAGATAGGCGTCGGCGAAGTCCTCGATGACCTGCTCGCGGAAGCGGCTCTCATAGTCGAGCACATAGTGCGGGATGCCGATGCGCTCGGCGGCCATGCGAGCGTCCAGGATATCCTGGCCTGCGCAGCAGGCGCCCTTGCGCGAGATCGCCGCGCCATGGTCGTAGAGCTGCAGGGTCACGCCGACGACGTCGTAGCCGGCGCGGGCCAGCAGGGCGGCGGTGACGGTGGAGTCCACCCCGCCCGACATCGCCGCGACGATCCGCGTGCCCTCCGGCAGGCCGACGGCGGCGCGCACCTGCTCGACCGCGCGCGCGATCAGCGTGTCGGAGTCGAGGGCGGGGGTCGTGTCAGTCAAAGCCAGGTCCATCGCCGCCATATAGCGGCTCGACCCGGATTTTGCGAGGCGAGGGCTAGAGCAGGGCGGGTTGGGCGTTTGGTCGCAGGGCCAGCTGGTCCAGCAGGCGGGGGATCCGCTTCTTGAGGCCAAAGAAGCCGCCGCGTCCCTGCGGCCAGGTCAGGGCGTCGTAGGGACGGCCCGGAGACTTCAAGGTCAGGCCGCGCACGGCCAGCTGGGACGCCAGCGCGTCCAGTCGATCCCGGGTCGGTCCGACGGGCGCGTGCGCGGTGACGATGTTCTGACCCCGGCGGCCAGGGCGGCCTGCGCCAGCATCTCCACGTCGAGGGGGCCGCGATCGACCGGCGCGTCGGGAAAGGCCAGGCGCGCGCGGGCGACGACGTCATTCAGGGCCTGGCGGGCGAAGTCCTGGACGAGGCCGGATCGCGGCTGTCCGTCGATCTCCACCGCGTCGGCGACATGGACCGCCGCCACGGCCACGCCTGGGGGCAAGAGGCTCTTCGGGGTGAGGTCTTCCTCGGTCACCAGCAGCAGAAGCGGGCCGTCCGGTGGGGCGAGGTCGAGGGCCGGGGTGGTCCAGGGCTGGGCGAACGGCGGCTCCTCCAGGGGCGGGGCGTCGCTCGCCAGACCCCGGGGGCGGAACCGGCCTTCAGTGTAGCGCTCGATATTGTCGGCCCTGGCCAGATAGGTCTTGCCCGGCGTGTGCAGGCCCACCACCCAGCGCCACGACAGGGTGTTGGCGGCCGGGTCGCCGTCCAGCAGCCGCGCATGCATGAAGGCCGCGCCCAAGGCCCAGGGCAGGCGCAGGGTGTGGCTCCAGATCGAGGCGAACCACATGCGGGCGTGGTTGTGCAGGTAGCCGCTCGCCGCCAGTTCCGTGACCCAGGCGTCGAAGGCGTCGATCCCGGTGCGGCCGGCGACGGCGTCGGCGTGGCGGCGGGCGAGGGCGGGGTCACGCTCCAGCGCCGCACGGCCCTGGGCGAGCGCCGCTCGGTAGCGGATCCAGATCTCGGGCTGGCCTTCCAGCCTTCCCTTGAAGTGGGCGCGCCAGAACACCTCGTCGATGAACTTCTCGGCCGAGGCTTCGTCATGGCGCGCCAGGACGCGGGTCAGCACCTCGCGCTCGGTGACCATGCGGCGGCGGATATAGGGCGACAGGCCCGAGACGGTCGGAGCCTCGACCGCGTGGTTGCGCCGCGACGCGTAGGCGCGACCGGCGTGGGGCGCAAAGGCGTCCAGGCGCGCCAGGCCGGCGGCGCGCGTGGCGGTCCAGGTCGAGAAAAGCGAGCTCATGCTTACGCTTACGGCCAGGTCGGCCGAGCGGATGGAGGAGCCTATTTCAGAACATTCAGCAGCGACGAGGCCTGCAGGCTGGTGAACACCTGGGCCGAGGCCTGCACCGCCAGCTTTGCGGCCTCCAGGCGGGTGACGGCCTCGGCCATGTCCACGTCGACGATGCCGCCGACCATGGTGGTCAGGGTGTCGGCCTGGTTGGAGAGATCGGTCTCGGCGGCTTCGAAGCGCTTCTGGTTGACGCCATTCTTCCCCTGGATGTCGACCACCGACTTGTAGGCCGTGTCGAAGGTGGTCAGCATGCCCTTCAGGAAGTTGACCTGGGTGTCATTGAGGTTGCCGGTGAAGGCGCCGTTGGCGTCGATATAGGCCTGGACCTGCTTGAAGGCGTCGAAGGTCGCGGTGCCCAGGGCGTCGCCCAGCACGCCGGTCTTGGCGTTGGTCTGCTCATCGACCCGGTTGGTGGTGATGTACTGGTCGTTCTGGAACAGCGATGCGGTCGACGGGGCCGCCGTCAGGTCGGCCATGGTGGCGGCGGTGGTGGTCGCGGTCTGGGTCTGGGCGCCGGAGAACACATAGAGCCCGTTGGACTTGGTGTTGACGCCTTGCACCACCTCGCTGAACGCCGCCTGCAGCTGCTGCATCAAGGTGGTGGCGTTGCCGGCGGCCATCGCGTTGGCGATGGCTTCGCGCGCATCCTTGGTGCCGTCGGCGACCCGGCCGATGCCGGTGTTCTGCATGTCCAACCGATTGGTGACCAGCTTGGTCTGGTCCAAGAGGCCGTTGATCTTGGTCTGGGCGCTGCGCATGGCGGTCAGCACCTCGGCGTTCTTGGCGTAGCCGCGCAGGTCGGTGGCGATCTTCTGGCTGGCCACCTGGGCGCCTACGTCATTCTGGCGGATCTGCGCCTTCATGAGGTTGGACGTCATGATGTTGTAGTTCTGGACGGTCGAGACGCGGGTCATGTCTTACCCCAGGATTCCGGTGAGCACGTCGAACATGTCCTTGGTCGCCTGGATCAGGCGGGCCGAGGCGTTGAAGGCTTGCTGGTAGGTGGTCAGGTTGATCAGTTCTTCGTCCAGGTTCACGCCCTCTTCGGACTGACGCTGGCTGTCGACTTCGCTGGACACCGCTGCGGCGGCGTCCTTGCGGCTTTCGGCGGTGGCGGCCTTGCGGGCGATGGAGCCCCCGAAGTCGGCGGCGTAGCGCGACACGGTCATAGTCACCGAAGCGGCGCTGCCTGCGACGCCGAACGTGGCGGTGTTCTCGCCGGCGTTGGCCAGGGCCAGGGCGCCGCGCCCGTCGCCGATCGCCAGGGCCGCATTACCGCCGACGGCCTGGGTCAGGTCCAGCTTGGCGAACGGCAGAAGCTTGGGGTTCTGGTCCATCGCCGTGTTGAGGAAGAACTTCTCGCCGCGCGTGCTGCGTTCGGCGGGACCGATGCCGAACAGCTGGCTGGCCGACGGACCGCCGGCGCCGCGCTCGGTGCTGTCGGCGACGATCGACATCGTCACCGGCGTGTTGGTGTTCGACGTGAAGCTGACCTGACCCTTGGCGTTCATGGAGAACTGGCCATAGAGGCCGACCCCCGAGGCGCGGGAGTTCAGCGCATCGATCATGTTCTGCATGGTCCCGCCCACGGGCGGGGTGAAGGGGATGTCCCGGATCCGGCCGCCCTCGACGTCGGTCAGCCGGATCGTCATCTGGCCGGTGGTGAAGCCGTGCGGGTCCGACGACGTCAGGCCCGTCTCGTACGGCGAGTAGCCGCTGGTGCGGACGATGTCGTTGAGGCCGAAATAGTGGCTGAAACCCTTGCCGGTCTTGCTGGACGGGGTCGTGGCGTCGTCGGCGATGGCCACGCCCAGGCCGCCCACGCCGTTGATGCTCAGGGCGCCGTTCGAGAAACCCGCCGCGCCCTGGCCGCCCAGGGCGGTGTTGAGCTGGGCCAGGAAGTTGGCCGAGGTGAAGGCCGGGCCGGCCGCGCCGTTCACGGTCATCGTGCCGGCGTCGAAGTCGATGTCGATCCGGCGCTGGATGACGCCGCTGGCGTTGGTCAGGGCGATCGTCGTCTTGCCGGTGAAACCGGTCAGGGCCGCCTGGGCGTCCAGACCGGTGTTGCGGCCCGTCAGGCTGGTGGGGGCGGGCACCGACGAGGCGGCGTTGGCGGCGCGGTTGATCTCCTCGGTCGCGCGCGAGGTGAACTCGCCCAGCTGGTCGGAGAGGTTGACCAGGTCGATGTTGCGCACGTCCATCAGGCCGCGGATCTCGCCGCTCGAGATGTTCAGCGGGACCGGATAGTCCGAGCCGTTGGCGAGTTGCACCGTCAGGAAGCCCGTCGCGGTGGCCGAGGTCTGGTAGGTGATCTTGGCCGCCCCGTCGCCCGCCAGGTTCAGGCCCTCGGTGGACCGCACCACGATCCCGCCCAGGGTGCGGGGCGAGATCTGCACGTTCATCAGCTCGGAGAGCTCATCAACCAGGCTGCTCTGCACATTCTCGGCGCCCGTGGCGTCCGCGCCCGCGACCTTGGCCCGCGTGATGTCGGTGTTCAGGGCGTCGATCTGGCTGAGCAGGTCATTGACCCGCCCGACGTCGGCGGCGATCCGCGTGTCGGCGTCCTTGCCCAGCTTCGACAGCGAGGCGGTGATGCGGCTGGACTCGCTGAGGAAGTCGTCCAGCCGGGTCAGCGCCTGGGTGCGCAGCAGGCTGGAGGAGGGGTCATCCTGCGCCGAGGAGAACGCGGCGTAGACGTCGTCCAGCACGGTGAAGAAGCTTGTCGAGCCGCTGGGGTCGCCAAACAGCTGCTGGGCGCTGTTGAGCGTGCTGGCGACGATCGAAGCGCGGCCGCTTTCCGAGGCGGCGTTCAGGCTGGCTGACTGCAGGAAGGCGTCGGTGGCGCGCTTGATGGCGTCGATATTGACGCCCACGCCCATGCCGTTGGACAGCAGGTTGGACTGGCTGACCGTCTTGCGGACATAGCCGGTGGTGTTGACATTGGCGATATTGTCCGACGTGACGCGCAGACCCGTCTGCGCGGCCATCATGCCGGACGTCGCCGTGCTCATGATCGCATTGAGCGACATGGATCAGGCCTCCTTCGGCTCGGCAAACCGCGCAACGCACGACGCGCCGTTGCCCGGCGAAACTTGCCGGGTCGCGGTGGGGCATGATCCCCGATGATGTGCCAAGCCATTGAAATTCATGGCGATGTGTTCCGACTGCCGGAAATTCGACGAGAGGTCTTCCGCAAGGACGGCGCCAAGCCGGGGCGCGGCCCGGCGACGCGGCAACTCCCGTCCCTGAAGGCCGCCCGAGCTCGGCAAAAAGCGCCGCGTCCGGCGCGATTTTTCTTCGTAAACAAGCCATTAAAGTAATTAATAACAGAGGCTTAGGCCGTGTTCTCCGAGTTGGCCCGACCGTTGCTGAGGGAGGCGACGAAGGCGTGTCCGTCATGGAGCGCCGCCAACCGAGCAACGACTGCGAATGACCGCGATCGCCGCACCCACCGCCGCTCTTCCCGCCGCGCCGACCCCGGCCGGCGGCGTCAAGGCGTCCGCCGAGGGCTTCGACGCCCTGCTGGCCATCGCCGGCCGTTCCGACGACGCGCCGTCCCCGCGTCCGACGCCCCAACGCGCCGAGACCAAGGCCGACGATCGGGATGCGGATCGGGACGTGAAGGCCGTCGAAAAGCCCGCCCGGACCGAAACCAAGGCGGTTGAACGCGACGACGAGACCCGAGCCGACAGCGGCGATGCGGTCGAAGACGCCCGCGACGCCAAGGCGCCGAGCGACCGGACCGCCGACAAGGCGGCCGGCGAGGAGACGGCCGACGCCGAAACGGGCGAGGAGACTTCGACCGAGGCGGATACGACCGCCGCCGCCGCTCAGGCCGCCGCGACGCTGATCGCCGCCATGACCGTCGAGCCCACGACCACGGTCCCCGCCGAAGCGACTGAAGAGGCGGCCCCGGCGGTTGCGACCGTCTCGGCCAACGACGTTGCGGCCTTCGCCGCCGCCGTCGAGACGATCGACGTCGCGCCGGTCGCCACCCCGCAGGCCGCCGCCGATCCGGCGCTTGAGACCGCCGTTGCGGCGTCGCCGCAGGCGCCGTCCCAGGCCCCGGTCGCGACCGCCGAAGGACAGGCGCTGGACGCCGCCGGGCTCGAGGCCCTTACGGCCCTGGCCGGCGAGGAGCCGGCGGTGGTCGACACCAAGGTCGCGCCGCAGACGCCGACCGCCCCGTCTCAAGCTACGAACGCAGCGCCGTCGGCCGCCGCCGCGACCGCCCCGCAGGTCGCCGGCCTCTCGGCCCCGGTGGTCGAGGCGCCGATCGCCCCGGCGGCCGCGCCGGTTGAGGTCGCCGTCGCAGAAGAGGTCGCCCCGGCGGCGATGACCGCCGCTGTCGACGCCGCTGAGGTCTCGCCCGCCGTGACGGCGGATCTCGCGCCGGTCGCGGCCAAGCCGGCCGAAGCGACCAAGGCCCAGAGCGCGCCGGTTGCGACCCCCGCCGTCGTGGCCGCCGAAGTCGCCGAGACCCCGCAAGCCGTGGCCGCCGTCGCCTCAGGCGCCTCGAGCGGCGACGCCAACGCCAACGGCGACGCCAATACGAACGCCAAGGGTTCGGAGACCGCCGCCGGCGCCGTGACGCTGGAGGCTTCGGTCGCCGGCGCGGCGACCCCCGAGGCCTCGCCGTCCGCGACGCCGACGCCCCTGGCCCCGACCCCTGTCGCCAGCGCCAACGCGCCCGCCGCCGCGCCGGCGCCGGTGCGCGGTTCGCCCGAAACCGTTGCGGCGCTGTCGGCCGAGATCATCAAGAAGGCCGACGCCAAGACCACCCGCTTCGACGTGGCCCTGACGCCCGACGGCCTGGGCAAGGTCGACGTGCGGATCGAGATCGGCCGCGACGGCGTCCTGACCGCGTCGATGCGTTTCGACACCGTCCACGCCGCCCAGGAGCTGCGCGGAAAGGCCAATGAACTGCGTCAGGCCCTGGCCGACGCCGGCTTCAACGTCGCCGACAACGCGCTCAGCTTCGACGTCTCCAGCCAGGGCGGCCAGAGCCAGAACCCGTTCTTCGCCTTCGAGGGCTGGGGCGACCAGGGACAGCGCGCCTTCTCGGGCCGCGCCTTCCAGGCCGCCCTGACCGGCGAGGAAGACATCACCATCACCCCCGAACTGCTGCCCGGCCTGAAGACGGTCGCCGACAGCGGTCTGGACATCCGGATCTAGGAGATACCGACATGGCCACCGCCGTCTCGTCACAAAACACCGCGTCGGTCCTCGACAAGATCAACAACTCGCGCACGTCGCTGGCGACCAACAAGGAGACCTTCCTGCAGCTGCTGACCACGCAGCTGAAGAACCAGGACCCTCTGTCGCCGACCGACACCACCCAGATGACCCAGCAGATCACGTCGATGACCGGCGTGGAGCAGCAACTGGTCACCAACGACCTCTTGGCCGCTCTGGTGGGCATGAACACCGGCACGGGCCTCTCCGAGGGCGTCGCGATGATCGGCAAGCAGGTTTCGGCGATCAGCGACACCTCGACCCTTAAGAACGGTACGGCGACCTTCTCCTGGACCCAGCCCAGCGCCTCGGCGTCGCTGAAGGTCGAGATCAAGAACCCCGCCGGCAAGGTGGTCCGCACCTTGACGCCGGATGACCAGAAGAGCGGCGACCACACCATCACCTGGGATGGCAAGGACGACAGCGGCGCCCAGCTGCCCGACGGCGGCGTCTACGGCATCGTCGTGACGGCCAAGACTGGCGACGGCAAGGAGATCAAGGCGACCAACATCAAGGGTCGCACCGAGGGCGTGGTGACCGCCGTCGACAACGCCACCGGTCAGCCGATGGTCGTGGTCGATGGCAAGACCATCCCCGTCGACAACGTCGTCGGCATCAAGGCGGCGGCCTAGAGCACTCACCAGGCCGAGGCGGCCTGAACCCACCATCGACCGGGCGTCAGAAAGACGCCGACGCGGTCCCCGGAAGACGGTCTTCCCGCGGATCCAAACGCAAACAGCGCTGAACCCTCGTCCCCCCATTTTTGTAGGAATTCAGTCATGAGCATCAACAGCGCCATGCTCGCCGGCGTTTCCGGTCTGGTCGCCAACTCGTCGGCCCTGGCCGCGATCTCGGACAACATCGCAAACGTCAACACGGTCGGCTTCAAGCGTTCGACCTCGAACTTCTCGACGCTGGTCACGTCCGGCAACAAGAACCAGACCTACAGCGCCGGCGGCGTGAAGGCCCAGACGCACCAGTTCATCAGCCAGCAGGGCCTGACCCAGTCGACGACCTCGAACCTGGATATCTCGATCTCGGGCTCGGGCTTCTTCGTCACCACGGAAAAGCCCGAGAACCTGACGGCGACCGATACGCGCTCGTTCACGCGCGCGGGTTCGTTCCAGCTCGACAGCCTCGGCTATCTGCGCAACGACGCGGGTCTGTACCTGCAAGGCTGGCTGGCCGACCCGGTCAGCGGTCTGATCACGCCCGATCCGTCGGACCTGATGCAGCTGGCCTCGATCAACGTCGGCAGCGTCGGCGGCACGGCCGAGAAGACCACCCGCGTCGGCGTCAACGCCAACCTGCGCTCCGAGCAGCCCGTGGCGGCCGCCGTTTCGTACAAGGTCGGCACGGCCGGTTCGCCGTCGAAGTCGAACGTCGTCGACTCGGCCGGTACGTCCCACAATTACGATGTCATCTACAGCTCGACGGGCATCGCCAACCCCGTCTCGGGCAACAACGAGTACCTGGTCGACATCAAGGAAAACGGCGTGATCGTCGCCACCGGCAAGGTGGCCTACGACGCTGCGACGAACGAGATCGTCAGCTCGACGATCGACTACAAGGGCGCTTCGCCGGTGGCAGGCTCCACCACCACCACGCGGATCAACGCCGCTGGCGATACGATCGACCTTGAGGACCTGGGCATCATCGACACCGCCGGCGTCGACGACGCCGAGGTCGTGGCGGGCAAGCTCTATGATCCTTCGACCTGGTCGATGTCCGACTACGCCAAGGATAACAGCAAGGGCGTCAAGCCGGACTTCGAAGTCCAGATCCCGCTGTCGGACTCCAAGGGCGGTCAGCGCACGGTGACCCTGTCGCTGCTGAAGGGCCCCGGCCCGAACCAGTGGTACGCCGAGCTGCGCGCCAAGCCGGGCGATCTGGCCAACAATGGCAACGGCCAGATCAGCACGGGCATCGTCGAGTTCACCACCGACGGCAAGCTCAAGAGCACCGGCAGTCTGTTCGGCAGCACCAGCCCGACGGCCATCACCATCAAGAGTTCGGGCTATATCGCGCCGGCGGTCACGCCGCCGGCCGTGCAGCCGCCCGCGCCGCCGACCTGGGCCGACGCCCTGGGCATCGACGAGCAGGAAGTCCAGATCGATCTCGCCAGCGCCGCCGGCGGCCTGACCCAGTACAACAGCCAGTCGGTGGTTCAGTCGGTCAACACCAACGGCACGGCCTTTGGTAACCTGACGAACATCGAGGTCGATGAGAACGGCTACGTCTCGGCCATCTTCGACAACGGCGTCACCCGCCGGATCGCCCAGGTCGCCATCGCCACCTTCTCGAACCCCAACGGTCTGAAGGGCGTCAACGGCAATGCTTATCGCGTCACCAACGAAAGCGGCACCTACAGCCTGAAGGCTCCGTCGCAGGGCGGCGCCGGCGCTCTGGCGCCCTCTACCCTTGAAGCCTCGACCGTTGATCTGTCCCAGGAGTTTACCGGCCTGATCACTACTCAGCGCGCCTACTCGGCTTCGTCGAAGATCATCACGACCGCTGACCAGATGCTTGAGGAACTCTTGAATATTAAGCGCTAATCA
Proteins encoded:
- a CDS encoding putative bifunctional diguanylate cyclase/phosphodiesterase; its protein translation is MFGAASLFRRIRNLFAIRRDQPELVIAQARALAWQVPLMYVVVLGNAYALAASHLRVAPLWLNIGLPALLTVACAIRSVGWLKIGGAGVDPEQAARMLAGTLKTSGFLAALFAGWSLALYPYGDAYQKAHIAFYMSITVIACIFCLMHLRGAAILVTLVVLGSMVVFFGTTGQPVFQAMAANIVVVSAVMIVILLAHYREFSDLVRSRVTLTQKAEEARRLSDENDRLANLDSLTDLPNRRRYFAELDARVEAARQSGQGFVAGVIDLDDFKPINDAFGHATGDRLLIEVGRRLRAFEGAPILAARLGGDEFGLIIDAALEPDALRVLGRELCASLQATYDLRGVRAQVGASIGFCPFPSGADTSEQLFERADYALYHAKQNGKGAAVVFDERHEAAIRDMAVVEQALRSADLEQEMSVHFQPLVDIVSQRTIALEALARWTSPEIGPIRPDVFIGAAERSGQIVEITRLLVAKALREMRAWPMDVRVSINLSARDIASMENVRRLLAIVSESCIAPHRIDFEITETAIVCDFDQARDALAAFHELGVRTALDDFGTGHSSLSHLRLLPLDKLKIDASFVSDIEHNPTSEDIVRTVLQLGRNLRMECVVEGVETEAQRDRVAALGATVMQGYHFARPMPAEAVPGYLNGEAVSAARRRRGRGAGPDVWDGDFCREAG
- the mnmA gene encoding tRNA 2-thiouridine(34) synthase MnmA — translated: MDLALTDTTPALDSDTLIARAVEQVRAAVGLPEGTRIVAAMSGGVDSTVTAALLARAGYDVVGVTLQLYDHGAAISRKGACCAGQDILDARMAAERIGIPHYVLDYESRFREQVIEDFADAYLRGETPIPCVRCNQTVKFRDLLDVARDLGAEAMATGHYVQRAMPGNGGNRPQLRRAADPAKDQSYFLFATTREQLDFLRFPLGGMDKPTVRAVAAGLGLSIADKPDSQDICFVPEGKYTTVIDRIRPQGAEAGDVVHLDGRVLGRHEGVTRYTIGQRRGLNIAVGDPLFVVKIDADKRQVIVGPREALLTASLTLKEGSWLGAQDSLEAAAEDGQRVLARVRSTREPVPGRLAMIDGALSVVFDGAEEGVAPGQACVLYDPADPDRVLGGGFIAGTTRQMDLANGL
- a CDS encoding FAD-binding domain-containing protein, which gives rise to MSSLFSTWTATRAAGLARLDAFAPHAGRAYASRRNHAVEAPTVSGLSPYIRRRMVTEREVLTRVLARHDEASAEKFIDEVFWRAHFKGRLEGQPEIWIRYRAALAQGRAALERDPALARRHADAVAGRTGIDAFDAWVTELAASGYLHNHARMWFASIWSHTLRLPWALGAAFMHARLLDGDPAANTLSWRWVVGLHTPGKTYLARADNIERYTEGRFRPRGLASDAPPLEEPPFAQPWTTPALDLAPPDGPLLLLVTEEDLTPKSLLPPGVAVAAVHVADAVEIDGQPRSGLVQDFARQALNDVVARARLAFPDAPVDRGPLDVEMLAQAALAAGVRTSSPRTRPSDRPGIDWTRWRPSWPCAA
- a CDS encoding flagellin, with the protein product MTRVSTVQNYNIMTSNLMKAQIRQNDVGAQVASQKIATDLRGYAKNAEVLTAMRSAQTKINGLLDQTKLVTNRLDMQNTGIGRVADGTKDAREAIANAMAAGNATTLMQQLQAAFSEVVQGVNTKSNGLYVFSGAQTQTATTTAATMADLTAAPSTASLFQNDQYITTNRVDEQTNAKTGVLGDALGTATFDAFKQVQAYIDANGAFTGNLNDTQVNFLKGMLTTFDTAYKSVVDIQGKNGVNQKRFEAAETDLSNQADTLTTMVGGIVDVDMAEAVTRLEAAKLAVQASAQVFTSLQASSLLNVLK
- the flgK gene encoding flagellar hook-associated protein FlgK — protein: MSLNAIMSTATSGMMAAQTGLRVTSDNIANVNTTGYVRKTVSQSNLLSNGMGVGVNIDAIKRATDAFLQSASLNAASESGRASIVASTLNSAQQLFGDPSGSTSFFTVLDDVYAAFSSAQDDPSSSLLRTQALTRLDDFLSESSRITASLSKLGKDADTRIAADVGRVNDLLSQIDALNTDITRAKVAGADATGAENVQSSLVDELSELMNVQISPRTLGGIVVRSTEGLNLAGDGAAKITYQTSATATGFLTVQLANGSDYPVPLNISSGEIRGLMDVRNIDLVNLSDQLGEFTSRATEEINRAANAASSVPAPTSLTGRNTGLDAQAALTGFTGKTTIALTNASGVIQRRIDIDFDAGTMTVNGAAGPAFTSANFLAQLNTALGGQGAAGFSNGALSINGVGGLGVAIADDATTPSSKTGKGFSHYFGLNDIVRTSGYSPYETGLTSSDPHGFTTGQMTIRLTDVEGGRIRDIPFTPPVGGTMQNMIDALNSRASGVGLYGQFSMNAKGQVSFTSNTNTPVTMSIVADSTERGAGGPSASQLFGIGPAERSTRGEKFFLNTAMDQNPKLLPFAKLDLTQAVGGNAALAIGDGRGALALANAGENTATFGVAGSAASVTMTVSRYAADFGGSIARKAATAESRKDAAAAVSSEVDSQRQSEEGVNLDEELINLTTYQQAFNASARLIQATKDMFDVLTGILG
- a CDS encoding flagellar hook-length control protein FliK, whose amino-acid sequence is MTAIAAPTAALPAAPTPAGGVKASAEGFDALLAIAGRSDDAPSPRPTPQRAETKADDRDADRDVKAVEKPARTETKAVERDDETRADSGDAVEDARDAKAPSDRTADKAAGEETADAETGEETSTEADTTAAAAQAAATLIAAMTVEPTTTVPAEATEEAAPAVATVSANDVAAFAAAVETIDVAPVATPQAAADPALETAVAASPQAPSQAPVATAEGQALDAAGLEALTALAGEEPAVVDTKVAPQTPTAPSQATNAAPSAAAATAPQVAGLSAPVVEAPIAPAAAPVEVAVAEEVAPAAMTAAVDAAEVSPAVTADLAPVAAKPAEATKAQSAPVATPAVVAAEVAETPQAVAAVASGASSGDANANGDANTNAKGSETAAGAVTLEASVAGAATPEASPSATPTPLAPTPVASANAPAAAPAPVRGSPETVAALSAEIIKKADAKTTRFDVALTPDGLGKVDVRIEIGRDGVLTASMRFDTVHAAQELRGKANELRQALADAGFNVADNALSFDVSSQGGQSQNPFFAFEGWGDQGQRAFSGRAFQAALTGEEDITITPELLPGLKTVADSGLDIRI
- a CDS encoding flagellar hook assembly protein FlgD, with amino-acid sequence MATAVSSQNTASVLDKINNSRTSLATNKETFLQLLTTQLKNQDPLSPTDTTQMTQQITSMTGVEQQLVTNDLLAALVGMNTGTGLSEGVAMIGKQVSAISDTSTLKNGTATFSWTQPSASASLKVEIKNPAGKVVRTLTPDDQKSGDHTITWDGKDDSGAQLPDGGVYGIVVTAKTGDGKEIKATNIKGRTEGVVTAVDNATGQPMVVVDGKTIPVDNVVGIKAAA